In a single window of the Serratia quinivorans genome:
- the dmlR_32 gene encoding D-malate degradation protein R, which translates to MDKIGRLRVFIQVAEVGSFIRASQILLMPKTTVSAAIQQLEHEMGTRLFHRTTRRVQLTSDGELLLEKARSLLFDVQALESLFHRQNGPIGGRLTVDVPSRIARRMIVPALPDFFLQYPEIQLFLSASDRSVDLIQEGIDCVVRVGNLSDSSLVSQPLGRLSMINCASPDYLQRYGTPEHPAQLEDHWVVGYAQPTLAGADSWQWQQDGQHFEKTLPSRVTVNNVENYIGCCLVGLGMMQIPRFDVQHYLDNGSLCEILPQARPSAMSMALLYPHRRQRSARLTAFSEWFSQLIKPFCET; encoded by the coding sequence GTGGATAAAATAGGGAGATTGCGGGTCTTTATCCAGGTGGCCGAAGTGGGCAGTTTTATCCGGGCTTCGCAGATCCTGCTGATGCCAAAAACCACGGTTTCGGCCGCGATACAGCAATTGGAACATGAAATGGGCACTCGCCTGTTTCATCGCACCACTCGCCGGGTACAACTGACCAGCGATGGTGAACTGTTGCTCGAAAAGGCACGCAGCCTGCTGTTTGACGTGCAGGCATTGGAAAGTCTGTTTCACCGGCAGAACGGCCCGATCGGGGGGCGTTTGACGGTCGATGTCCCCAGCCGTATCGCCCGGAGAATGATCGTGCCGGCGCTGCCGGACTTTTTTCTGCAGTATCCCGAAATCCAACTGTTTCTCAGCGCCAGCGACCGTTCAGTCGATCTGATCCAGGAAGGGATCGATTGCGTGGTGCGCGTCGGCAACCTCAGCGACAGCAGCTTGGTCAGCCAGCCGCTGGGCCGCCTGAGTATGATTAACTGTGCCAGTCCGGATTATTTGCAGCGCTACGGGACCCCGGAGCATCCTGCCCAATTGGAAGATCACTGGGTGGTGGGCTATGCGCAGCCGACCCTGGCAGGGGCGGATAGCTGGCAGTGGCAGCAGGATGGACAGCATTTTGAGAAAACGTTGCCTAGTCGGGTGACGGTGAACAATGTGGAAAACTACATCGGCTGTTGCCTGGTGGGGTTGGGAATGATGCAGATACCGCGTTTTGATGTTCAACACTACCTGGATAACGGCAGCCTGTGCGAGATCTTGCCGCAGGCCCGGCCATCGGCAATGAGCATGGCTTTGCTTTATCCCCATCGTCGTCAGCGTTCGGCGCGTTTAACCGCCTTTTCCGAGTGGTTCAGCCAGTTAATCAAGCCGTTTTGCGAAACCTGA
- a CDS encoding Transglycosylase associated protein, translated as MGIISWIIFGLIAGILAKWIMPGKDGGGFIVTVILGIIGAVVGGYISTFFGMGRVDGFNLGSFVVAVIGALVVLFVYRKIRS; from the coding sequence ATGGGCATTATTTCCTGGATCATTTTTGGGTTAATCGCCGGTATCTTGGCTAAATGGATCATGCCGGGCAAAGACGGTGGTGGCTTTATCGTGACCGTCATTCTGGGGATTATCGGTGCAGTTGTCGGCGGCTATATCAGTACCTTCTTCGGTATGGGTCGTGTGGATGGCTTCAATCTGGGCAGCTTTGTTGTCGCAGTCATCGGTGCCCTGGTGGTGCTTTTTGTCTACAGAAAGATCAGAAGCTAA